In Arachis stenosperma cultivar V10309 chromosome 1, arast.V10309.gnm1.PFL2, whole genome shotgun sequence, one DNA window encodes the following:
- the LOC130940441 gene encoding probable tyrosine-protein phosphatase DSP4 isoform X1: MHSCTSTSTSTSQNNLAPKIMKLDNSNNSNGQISAGADDDVFVPPLNFAMVDQGIFRSGFPDSANFSFLKSLRLRTVICLCPEPYPEVTSEFLKANGIKLYQFGIDGCKEPFVNIPDDTVREALKVVLDVRNHPVLIHCKRGKHRTGCLVGCIRRLQKWCLSSVFDEYQRFAGAKARVSDQRFIELFDISCLKSNPLSFSCSGK; encoded by the exons ATGCACAGCTGCACAAGCACAAGCACAAGCACAAGCCAA AACAATTTGGCGCCAAAAATCATGAAGCTCGACAACTCCAACAACTCCAACGGCCAGATTTCCGCCGGCGCCGACGACGACGTATTCGTGCCGCCGCTCAACTTCGCCATGGTCGATCAAGGCATTTTTAGGTCTGGTTTTCCCGACTCTGCCAACTTCAGCTTCTTAAAATCCCTTCGTCTCCGCACTGTTAT ATGTTTGTGCCCTGAACCGTATCCAGAAGTGACTTCTGAATTTCTCAAGGCCAACGGAATAAAGCTTTATCAATTCGGGATCGATGGATGTAAG GAACCCTTTGTCAACATCCCAGATGACACAGTTCGTGAAGCTTTGAAAGTAGTCCTCG ATGTCAGGAACCACCCAGTACTAATTCATTGTAAACGAGGGAAG CATCGCACTGGTTGCCTTGTGGGATGCATCAGAAGATTGCAGAAATGGTGCCTATCTTCTGTATTTGATGAGTACCAAAGGTTTGCAGGCGCCAAGGCCAGAGTTTCGGATCAGAGATTCATCGAATTGTTTGATATTTCTTGTCTCAAGTCCAACCCGCTCTCATTTTCATGCTCCGGGAAATAG
- the LOC130940441 gene encoding probable tyrosine-protein phosphatase DSP4 isoform X2, whose amino-acid sequence MKLDNSNNSNGQISAGADDDVFVPPLNFAMVDQGIFRSGFPDSANFSFLKSLRLRTVICLCPEPYPEVTSEFLKANGIKLYQFGIDGCKEPFVNIPDDTVREALKVVLDVRNHPVLIHCKRGKHRTGCLVGCIRRLQKWCLSSVFDEYQRFAGAKARVSDQRFIELFDISCLKSNPLSFSCSGK is encoded by the exons ATGAAGCTCGACAACTCCAACAACTCCAACGGCCAGATTTCCGCCGGCGCCGACGACGACGTATTCGTGCCGCCGCTCAACTTCGCCATGGTCGATCAAGGCATTTTTAGGTCTGGTTTTCCCGACTCTGCCAACTTCAGCTTCTTAAAATCCCTTCGTCTCCGCACTGTTAT ATGTTTGTGCCCTGAACCGTATCCAGAAGTGACTTCTGAATTTCTCAAGGCCAACGGAATAAAGCTTTATCAATTCGGGATCGATGGATGTAAG GAACCCTTTGTCAACATCCCAGATGACACAGTTCGTGAAGCTTTGAAAGTAGTCCTCG ATGTCAGGAACCACCCAGTACTAATTCATTGTAAACGAGGGAAG CATCGCACTGGTTGCCTTGTGGGATGCATCAGAAGATTGCAGAAATGGTGCCTATCTTCTGTATTTGATGAGTACCAAAGGTTTGCAGGCGCCAAGGCCAGAGTTTCGGATCAGAGATTCATCGAATTGTTTGATATTTCTTGTCTCAAGTCCAACCCGCTCTCATTTTCATGCTCCGGGAAATAG